In the genome of Deltaproteobacteria bacterium, one region contains:
- a CDS encoding class II aldolase/adducin family protein, giving the protein MISEFKKTGDILFLMGLVHYNSGNISTRASDGIWITKTGKSLYNLRSKDIVKIGLERDIRWNASSSETPIHTELYKKIPEAKAIIHSHSPYTVALSFLTEKIIPIDYESSLRFSKSVDILNIEYREWREKAHIDIPLYLEKSENPIVVARGHGVFTYGSNLFEALERVCCLEFAAKILLEVNGGRGSRKT; this is encoded by the coding sequence ATGATCAGCGAGTTCAAAAAAACAGGTGATATATTATTTCTCATGGGCTTAGTGCATTATAATAGCGGGAATATTAGCACGCGTGCATCTGATGGTATCTGGATTACAAAAACGGGGAAAAGTTTATATAATCTGCGTAGTAAAGATATTGTGAAAATAGGGCTGGAAAGGGATATAAGATGGAATGCATCCAGTAGCGAAACGCCCATCCACACCGAGTTATACAAAAAGATTCCAGAGGCTAAGGCAATTATTCATTCTCATAGTCCTTATACTGTTGCTCTCTCTTTTTTGACAGAAAAGATAATTCCTATAGATTATGAGTCTTCATTGCGTTTTTCCAAATCTGTAGATATCTTAAATATAGAATATAGAGAGTGGAGAGAAAAGGCACATATAGACATTCCATTATATTTGGAAAAATCGGAAAATCCCATTGTGGTTGCCAGAGGTCACGGTGTTTTTACCTATGGAAGCAATTTATTCGAAGCATTGGAAAGGGTCTGTTGTTTAGAATTTGCTGCAAAGATACTTTTGGAGGTGAACGGTGGAAGAGGTAGTAGAAAAACTTAA
- a CDS encoding DedA family protein, with product MEGIIHFLLHIAGNMGYGGIFALMFLESSFFPFPSEAVIVPTAYLASKGEMNIIGVIVAGVLGSLSGAIFNYMLACWLREKLLLKWGRFVGLTEKRLTKASLFFNKHGEISTFIGRLLPVIRQYISLPAGLSGMNLFYFSLLTFLGAGIWVSVLAFVGYTIGSNELLVKEALHNITIYVIFFSCALVGLYIYIRRRNDQRVQKNR from the coding sequence ATGGAAGGTATTATTCATTTTCTCCTCCATATAGCAGGAAATATGGGATACGGAGGAATATTCGCACTTATGTTTTTGGAGAGTTCGTTTTTTCCTTTTCCCAGCGAGGCGGTTATCGTGCCGACCGCTTATCTGGCATCTAAGGGAGAGATGAATATAATAGGAGTAATTGTAGCAGGTGTTTTGGGCAGTCTGTCTGGTGCGATATTTAATTATATGCTTGCTTGTTGGTTGAGGGAGAAACTACTCTTAAAATGGGGGAGATTTGTAGGTCTTACTGAAAAGAGATTGACAAAAGCTTCTTTGTTTTTCAATAAACATGGAGAGATAAGCACATTTATAGGAAGGCTTTTGCCCGTTATAAGGCAGTATATTTCCTTACCCGCTGGTTTATCGGGCATGAATCTCTTCTACTTTTCACTACTCACATTTTTGGGTGCTGGTATATGGGTTTCTGTTCTGGCTTTTGTTGGATATACAATAGGTTCAAATGAGCTTTTGGTTAAAGAAGCTCTACATAATATTACTATTTATGTTATCTTCTTTTCTTGTGCTTTAGTCGGATTATATATTTACATAAGGAGGAGAAATGATCAGCGAGTTCAAAAAAACAGGTGA